In Hwangdonia lutea, a single window of DNA contains:
- a CDS encoding SAM hydrolase/SAM-dependent halogenase family protein, which produces MAIITLTTDFGEKDHFSGATKGAIYSELPDVKIVDISHCVLPFSIPEAAYIIQNAYNSFPKGTIHIIGIDSELNPENKHIALKLDDHYFVCANNGIMSMICSEIAPEKIVEINIHDRIQTSFPVLDVFVKVACHIARGGTLDVIGKTIDKIKPIKNIVPYVNEEKTQIIGSVIYIDNYGNVVTNIKRDFFETIQKGRSFEVSARNYKFKKIHQKYSDVVNFETPEEKRHDEGRGLVVFNSGGFLEIAVYKSNSTTVGSASSLMGLGIMDAVSVNFTKAY; this is translated from the coding sequence ATGGCGATAATAACTTTAACAACCGATTTTGGAGAAAAAGATCACTTTTCTGGTGCAACCAAAGGCGCTATTTATAGCGAATTACCCGATGTTAAAATTGTTGATATCTCGCATTGTGTGTTGCCATTTAGTATTCCAGAGGCGGCTTATATAATCCAAAATGCCTACAACAGCTTTCCCAAAGGCACCATTCACATTATTGGAATCGATTCGGAATTGAACCCTGAAAACAAGCACATTGCCTTAAAGTTGGACGACCATTATTTTGTTTGTGCCAACAATGGTATTATGAGTATGATTTGCTCTGAAATTGCCCCTGAAAAAATTGTTGAAATTAATATTCACGACAGAATTCAAACCAGTTTCCCTGTTTTAGATGTTTTTGTAAAGGTAGCCTGCCATATTGCTCGCGGCGGCACCCTTGATGTTATTGGAAAAACCATTGATAAAATTAAACCCATAAAAAATATTGTGCCCTATGTTAACGAAGAGAAAACCCAAATTATTGGCAGCGTTATTTATATTGACAACTATGGTAATGTGGTAACCAACATTAAACGCGATTTTTTTGAAACCATTCAAAAAGGTAGAAGTTTTGAGGTTTCGGCACGAAATTATAAATTTAAAAAAATACACCAAAAGTACAGTGATGTTGTAAACTTTGAAACCCCAGAAGAAAAAAGACACGACGAAGGCCGCGGTTTGGTGGTTTTTAATTCGGGTGGCTTTTTGGAAATTGCCGTTTACAAAAGTAATAGCACAACCGTTGGGAGCGCATCCTCTTTAATGGGATTGGGCATTATGGACGCTGTAAGTGTTAATTTTACTAAAGCGTATTAA
- a CDS encoding putative quinol monooxygenase, which produces MFVRIVKMSFNENAIDEFLKNFNANKHKIRAFKGCQFLELYRDKTNTEVFFTYSYWNSEDDLEAYRQSDLFKTVWSKTKPLFNAKPEAWSVDKVASLE; this is translated from the coding sequence ATGTTTGTAAGAATTGTAAAGATGAGTTTTAATGAAAACGCTATTGACGAATTTCTAAAAAACTTTAACGCCAATAAGCATAAAATTAGAGCTTTTAAAGGGTGCCAATTTTTAGAATTATACAGAGATAAAACCAATACAGAAGTATTTTTTACATACAGTTATTGGAATTCTGAAGATGATTTGGAAGCCTACAGGCAATCCGATTTGTTTAAAACCGTTTGGAGTAAAACCAAACCGCTTTTTAACGCCAAACCAGAAGCTTGGAGTGTTGATAAAGTCGCTTCGCTTGAATAA
- a CDS encoding porin family protein produces MKKLLLVSAIAIFGLSNSSKAQNVDFGLKTGLNISNFTGGDADRNNLFGYQIGGFAEFELNDNFSLQPELLYSRQGSEANNSVKIKVDYLAIPLIAKYYLSEKLSVEAGPQFSFLVNDKAEFIDTSIPDAETDASSFDFGLNIGLGFDISSSLFTQARYNYGITTVVENPDIKNSVFQISLGYKF; encoded by the coding sequence ATGAAGAAACTTCTATTAGTATCAGCTATTGCTATTTTCGGATTATCAAACTCAAGTAAAGCCCAAAATGTAGATTTTGGATTAAAAACAGGACTTAACATTTCTAACTTCACCGGTGGTGATGCTGATAGAAATAATTTGTTCGGTTATCAAATTGGTGGATTTGCCGAATTTGAGTTAAATGATAATTTTTCACTTCAACCAGAATTATTATATTCCAGACAGGGTTCTGAAGCTAATAATTCAGTAAAAATTAAAGTGGATTACTTAGCCATTCCTTTGATAGCAAAATATTATCTTTCTGAGAAACTAAGTGTAGAAGCGGGACCGCAATTCTCATTTTTAGTTAACGACAAAGCTGAATTTATTGATACTTCCATCCCAGATGCTGAAACCGATGCCTCAAGTTTTGATTTCGGACTGAATATAGGCTTAGGATTTGATATCAGTTCCAGCCTATTCACGCAAGCCCGATATAATTATGGTATTACTACGGTTGTAGAAAACCCAGACATTAAAAATAGTGTATTTCAAATTTCATTAGGATATAAGTTTTAA
- a CDS encoding universal stress protein, with protein sequence MQTILLPTDFSKNSLNAIDYAVALFKDIECRFYLLNVQKASAFISDDMMVVSSSATIYKTLIDAAKKSISNIISDIEKKHHNKKHQFHSVVDYDNFIDAITQVSEAHEVDLIVMGTKGASGLEKIIFGSNTVRVIQRCNMPVLAVPDGCQFKGIDKIAFATTNLKLFNANEFKPLKEIIALENSKLDILHLADQDHLAYNASDNMGFFNTNFKNAKHEFIDTSTSEMYNTVHKYITDNQIKILGMMNKKHSFLERLFTRHNVETFAFNIDVPFLVMQYS encoded by the coding sequence ATGCAAACCATATTATTACCTACAGATTTTTCAAAAAATTCATTAAATGCCATTGATTATGCGGTGGCATTGTTTAAAGATATTGAGTGTCGTTTTTACTTGCTAAACGTACAAAAAGCATCTGCTTTTATCTCGGATGATATGATGGTGGTATCCTCGTCTGCAACCATTTATAAAACCTTAATAGATGCTGCCAAAAAATCAATTTCTAATATTATTTCTGATATTGAAAAAAAACACCACAATAAAAAGCATCAATTTCACTCTGTGGTAGATTACGATAATTTTATCGATGCTATAACTCAAGTCTCCGAAGCACATGAGGTTGATTTAATTGTTATGGGTACCAAAGGCGCTTCGGGATTGGAAAAAATAATTTTTGGAAGCAATACGGTTCGCGTTATACAACGTTGCAATATGCCTGTGCTTGCCGTACCAGATGGATGCCAGTTTAAAGGCATAGATAAAATCGCTTTTGCAACCACCAATTTAAAGCTATTTAATGCCAACGAGTTTAAACCACTTAAAGAAATAATAGCGTTGGAAAACTCAAAACTGGACATTCTTCATCTTGCCGATCAAGATCATTTGGCTTATAATGCCAGCGATAATATGGGCTTTTTTAATACCAATTTTAAAAATGCCAAGCACGAATTTATCGATACTTCAACCAGCGAAATGTATAATACCGTGCATAAATATATTACAGACAACCAAATTAAAATACTGGGCATGATGAATAAAAAACACTCATTCTTAGAGCGTTTATTTACAAGACATAACGTTGAAACATTTGCCTTTAATATCGATGTTCCGTTTTTGGTTATGCAGTACTCGTAG
- a CDS encoding DUF4298 domain-containing protein — translation MNNIIERITKMENILDELTIVVEKSDKAMNELVDSLKNLNTLKKYYESQYMKDVMADKRKEVPQDLKRGVLSEDAVHTLLTDLFELSKKMEKLSKKIR, via the coding sequence ATGAATAATATAATTGAACGTATTACTAAAATGGAAAACATTTTAGACGAACTCACTATAGTAGTTGAAAAATCGGACAAAGCAATGAATGAACTTGTAGATTCTTTAAAAAACTTAAACACATTAAAAAAATATTATGAATCTCAATATATGAAAGACGTTATGGCAGATAAAAGAAAGGAAGTCCCACAGGACCTTAAACGAGGTGTTTTGAGTGAGGATGCTGTTCATACGTTGCTTACCGATTTGTTTGAATTATCTAAAAAAATGGAAAAATTGAGCAAAAAAATTAGATGA
- the dnaN gene encoding DNA polymerase III subunit beta — MKFIVSSTYLLKQLQVLGGVINSSNTLPILDNFLFELDHTKLTVSASDLETTMASTLDVESDSEGSVAIPARLLLDTLKTFPEQPLTFVVEENNTIEISSNHGKYALAYADGNEFPKAVALEDPSKTVVVGDVLATAISKTIFAAGNDDLRPVMSGVFFQFSTEGLTFVATDAHKLVKYTREDIKANQATEFIMPKKPLNLLKGILAASEEDVTIEYNESNAKFTFENSELICRLIDGKYPNYEAVIPKENPNKLSIDRTQFLNSVRRVSIFSNKTTHQIRLKIAGAELNISAEDIDYSNKAEERLTCDYQGDDMQIGFNSRFLTEMLNNLNSDEVQLEMSMPNRAGILTPIDGLDEGEQITMLVMPVMLNN, encoded by the coding sequence ATGAAATTTATAGTATCAAGTACCTATTTATTAAAACAATTACAGGTTTTAGGTGGCGTTATAAACAGCTCGAACACCTTACCTATTTTAGATAATTTTTTATTTGAATTAGACCACACAAAACTAACGGTTTCGGCCAGCGATTTAGAAACCACTATGGCTTCAACCCTAGATGTTGAAAGCGATAGCGAAGGTAGCGTTGCCATACCTGCACGATTGTTACTCGATACTTTAAAAACATTCCCGGAGCAACCATTAACCTTTGTTGTTGAAGAAAACAACACCATAGAAATTAGCTCTAACCATGGTAAATATGCTTTGGCTTACGCCGATGGAAACGAATTCCCAAAAGCGGTTGCCTTAGAAGACCCAAGTAAAACCGTTGTGGTTGGCGATGTTTTAGCTACAGCTATTAGCAAAACTATTTTTGCGGCTGGAAACGACGATTTGCGCCCCGTAATGAGCGGTGTATTTTTTCAGTTTTCAACTGAAGGTTTAACCTTTGTGGCCACCGATGCCCATAAACTGGTAAAATATACCCGTGAGGATATAAAAGCCAATCAAGCCACAGAATTTATTATGCCCAAAAAACCCTTAAATCTTTTAAAAGGTATTTTGGCAGCGAGCGAAGAGGATGTTACCATAGAATACAACGAAAGCAACGCGAAATTCACTTTTGAAAATTCTGAATTGATTTGCCGTTTAATCGATGGGAAATACCCAAATTACGAAGCGGTAATACCTAAAGAAAACCCAAATAAACTTTCTATAGACCGCACACAGTTTTTAAACTCTGTACGTCGTGTTAGTATTTTCTCAAACAAAACAACGCACCAAATCCGTTTAAAAATTGCTGGTGCCGAACTTAATATTTCAGCTGAAGATATCGATTACAGCAATAAAGCCGAAGAGCGCTTAACTTGCGATTACCAAGGTGATGATATGCAAATTGGTTTTAACTCGCGTTTTTTAACCGAAATGTTGAATAACCTAAATTCCGACGAGGTGCAACTGGAAATGAGCATGCCCAACAGAGCTGGAATTTTAACACCAATTGATGGTTTAGATGAAGGCGAACAGATTACCATGCTGGTAATGCCGGTGATGCTTAATAACTAA
- a CDS encoding phosphoribosylaminoimidazolesuccinocarboxamide synthase, whose product MAKTNNTITDTNFNFPNQKSVYKGKVREVYNINHEQLVMIATDRLSAFDVVMPKGIPYKGQILNQIATKMMAATQDIVPNWLTATPDPNVAVGHLCDPFKVEMVIRGYMSGHAAREYKAGKRMLCGVAMPEGMKENDKFPEPIITPATKAEMGDHDEDISREDILAKGIVSEADYIILEDYTRKLFNRGSEIAASRGLILVDTKYEFGKTKAGKIVLIDEIHTPDSSRYFYADGYQERQDRGEAQKQLSKEFVRQWLIANDFQGLEGQTVPEMSDDYVETVSERYIELYENITGETFVKADVSNIQERIERNVLAYLK is encoded by the coding sequence GTGGCAAAAACAAACAACACTATAACCGACACCAATTTCAATTTCCCAAACCAAAAAAGTGTTTACAAAGGAAAAGTAAGGGAAGTATACAACATTAACCACGAGCAGTTGGTTATGATTGCAACCGATAGACTTTCGGCATTCGATGTGGTAATGCCAAAAGGCATTCCGTACAAAGGGCAAATATTAAATCAAATCGCTACCAAAATGATGGCAGCAACTCAGGATATTGTGCCAAATTGGTTAACGGCCACACCAGACCCAAACGTAGCCGTCGGTCATTTATGCGACCCTTTTAAGGTAGAGATGGTTATTCGTGGTTATATGTCCGGTCACGCTGCTCGCGAGTATAAAGCGGGGAAGCGTATGCTTTGTGGTGTTGCCATGCCTGAGGGCATGAAGGAAAACGATAAATTTCCAGAGCCCATTATTACGCCAGCTACCAAAGCCGAAATGGGCGACCATGACGAAGATATCTCTCGTGAAGACATATTAGCTAAAGGAATCGTTTCTGAAGCAGATTATATCATTTTAGAAGATTACACCCGCAAATTATTTAATAGAGGGAGTGAAATTGCCGCGTCGAGAGGCTTGATTTTAGTCGATACCAAATACGAGTTTGGCAAAACAAAAGCCGGTAAAATTGTTTTAATTGACGAAATACATACACCAGATTCCTCGCGTTATTTTTATGCCGATGGTTACCAAGAGCGACAAGATAGGGGTGAGGCTCAAAAGCAACTCTCAAAAGAGTTTGTGCGCCAATGGTTAATAGCCAATGATTTTCAAGGATTGGAAGGGCAAACCGTACCAGAAATGAGCGATGATTATGTTGAAACCGTTAGCGAACGATATATCGAATTATATGAAAACATTACAGGCGAAACCTTTGTAAAAGCCGATGTGTCGAATATTCAAGAACGCATTGAGAGGAATGTTTTGGCGTATTTGAAATAA
- a CDS encoding pyridoxal phosphate-dependent decarboxylase family protein encodes MISKIRELEKLSRLLDPKANQRSKWNSEVLDYANTFINNLDTSKAFNQSEENGKHIFHLDIEEQAVELVPLLASTTKNIDGVGINPASGGHMGYIPGGGLYPSALGDYMAAVSNRYAGVFYAAPGAVRLENMLIKWMCRLMGYPEQAIGNLTSGGSIANLMALVTAREVHKLKARDFERAVIYLTEQAHHSILKAIRISGLPEAQLRYIPLDENLKMSPSHLEKTIIDDKKKGLIPFYINASLGTTNTGTIDPIKPIAAIAKKHKLWFHVDAAYGGFFKLVHQLDSKFIGIEEADSITLDPHKTLFLPYGTGAILIKNKAHLLQAYHCLADYMQDVIGKEDEISPADISAEQTKHFRGMRVWLPLKLFGLKPFRAALEEKLYLTRYFYKEIQNIAGFEVGPEPELSVAIFRYVPKDKNADAFNRKLLKAIQNDGRIFLSSTNIHGVFWIRVAVVQFRTHLEHIELLLEIIKKHVKSNT; translated from the coding sequence ATGATCAGCAAGATTAGGGAGTTAGAAAAATTGTCGCGGCTTTTAGATCCAAAAGCCAATCAGAGATCAAAATGGAATTCTGAGGTTTTAGATTACGCCAATACATTTATAAACAACTTAGATACGTCCAAAGCTTTTAACCAATCTGAAGAAAACGGTAAACACATTTTCCATTTAGATATTGAAGAACAAGCCGTTGAATTAGTGCCACTATTGGCTAGCACCACCAAAAACATTGACGGCGTGGGCATAAATCCTGCTTCAGGCGGACATATGGGCTATATTCCCGGTGGAGGGCTTTACCCTTCGGCACTCGGCGATTATATGGCGGCGGTTAGCAACCGCTATGCGGGCGTGTTTTATGCTGCACCTGGAGCCGTTAGGTTAGAAAATATGCTTATAAAATGGATGTGCCGTTTAATGGGCTATCCGGAACAAGCTATTGGTAATTTAACTTCAGGCGGTTCCATTGCCAATTTAATGGCTTTGGTAACGGCGCGGGAAGTGCACAAGCTAAAAGCTCGGGATTTTGAGCGGGCTGTTATCTATCTTACAGAACAAGCGCATCATTCAATTTTAAAAGCCATCCGGATTTCAGGATTACCTGAAGCGCAGTTAAGATATATACCTTTAGACGAAAACCTAAAAATGTCGCCAAGTCATTTAGAAAAAACGATTATTGATGATAAAAAAAAGGGATTGATCCCCTTTTATATCAATGCCTCTTTGGGTACAACCAACACAGGCACGATTGACCCCATAAAACCCATTGCTGCTATTGCCAAAAAACATAAATTATGGTTTCATGTAGATGCAGCCTATGGCGGTTTTTTTAAATTGGTACACCAACTAGACTCAAAATTTATCGGTATTGAAGAAGCGGATTCTATCACTTTAGATCCGCACAAAACGCTTTTTTTACCTTACGGAACAGGTGCCATACTGATAAAGAATAAGGCGCATTTATTACAAGCCTACCATTGTTTGGCCGATTATATGCAAGATGTAATTGGTAAGGAGGATGAAATTTCGCCTGCGGACATATCGGCAGAACAGACCAAACACTTTCGAGGGATGCGCGTATGGTTGCCCTTAAAGTTGTTTGGTTTAAAACCTTTTAGAGCGGCCTTAGAAGAAAAACTATACTTAACCCGGTATTTTTACAAGGAAATACAGAATATAGCGGGGTTTGAGGTTGGACCAGAACCGGAGCTTTCAGTCGCTATTTTCAGGTATGTTCCCAAGGATAAAAACGCCGATGCGTTTAACAGAAAATTGCTTAAAGCCATACAAAATGATGGTCGTATTTTCCTGTCGTCCACCAACATACATGGTGTTTTTTGGATTCGGGTTGCCGTGGTGCAATTTAGAACACATCTTGAGCATATAGAGCTTTTATTGGAAATAATAAAAAAACACGTAAAATCGAATACTTAG
- a CDS encoding DUF4870 domain-containing protein, with translation MRQDNQLLVITHLSQLIVCITGFGSLLLPLVFWLTQKEKVYQMDAHGKNIINFQLSLIIYAIICIPLILLFGLGLLGLIVLGIISIVFPIINAVKASNGETPTYPLSLNFIS, from the coding sequence ATGCGACAAGACAATCAACTTTTGGTCATTACACATTTAAGCCAATTAATTGTGTGTATTACAGGTTTCGGCAGTTTATTATTGCCACTTGTATTTTGGCTTACACAAAAAGAAAAAGTGTATCAAATGGATGCGCACGGCAAAAACATTATAAACTTTCAGTTAAGTTTAATAATCTACGCCATTATATGCATTCCGTTAATTTTATTATTCGGTTTAGGCTTGTTAGGCCTCATCGTTTTAGGTATTATATCCATTGTTTTTCCCATAATAAATGCTGTAAAAGCGAGCAATGGCGAAACACCAACGTACCCTTTATCTCTTAATTTTATTAGTTAG
- the gldG gene encoding gliding motility-associated ABC transporter substrate-binding protein GldG — MLAILKKEINSFFASPIGYLVIAIFLLLNGLFLWVFKGEFNILDYGFADLSSFFLLAPWILIFLIPAVTMRSFSDEKKQGTLELLLTKPIAHTNIVLGKYFGAFVLILIALLPTLLYVYTVYQLGNPVGNLDMGSTWGSYFGLLFLIASYTAIGVFCSTISDNQIVAFISAVFLCFLFYIGFEGISEVTSSLFIEQLGMSYHFKSMSRGVLDTQNILYFLSVAIVFLALTVRGIKTKPFSRKELMPLLALPIGLLVVNIFSASFHKRFDLTKDKRYTLSDASKQIINKAESPLIVDVFLEGDDFPSEFKRLQRETKQLLEEFSAENNNISFNFINPLEEEATRQRNIQQLTQRGLTPMQLSVQESGRSSQAIIFPWALASYNDVTITIPLVKNKIGASQQDLVTNSVQHLEYAFADGFSKLTTPKQKKIAVLKGNNQLEDKYIADFITKINEYYYIAPFTLDSVAGNPQKTLDDLKQFDLIISAKPTEAFTENEKLVLDQFTMHGGKSLWLIDHVAMEKDSLYNASGSNIAIQRDLNLNDFFFKYGVRINPVMVSTLYSAPITLAIGEGSESQFQNLRWPYSPLASSNSKHPIVNNLNLVKFDFANQIDTLKNSIKKTILLESAPLTKLEGVPKVISLDLVTQEQNPEAFNKGHQTLAVLLEGEFTSVYQNRVKPFKLSEEKNTSVATKMIVIADGDVIKNDVVKNVPQELGFDRWTGQTYGNKEFLLNAVNYLLDDNGLINIRSKEIAVAFLDQQKIAAKKTTWQLVNIALPLGLLALFGFAFNYLRKKKYAA, encoded by the coding sequence ATGCTCGCCATACTTAAAAAAGAAATAAACTCATTTTTCGCATCGCCCATTGGGTATTTAGTCATTGCCATTTTCCTTTTGTTAAATGGTTTGTTTTTATGGGTATTTAAAGGTGAATTTAATATTTTGGATTACGGGTTTGCCGATTTATCATCCTTCTTTTTATTGGCGCCTTGGATTTTAATTTTCTTGATTCCTGCCGTAACGATGCGCAGTTTTTCAGATGAAAAAAAACAAGGCACTTTAGAGCTGTTACTTACCAAACCCATTGCTCATACCAACATTGTTTTGGGCAAATATTTTGGTGCTTTTGTACTGATTTTAATCGCACTTTTACCTACATTGCTTTACGTTTACACCGTTTACCAATTAGGGAATCCTGTTGGAAACTTAGATATGGGCAGCACGTGGGGCTCGTATTTTGGATTGCTGTTTTTAATCGCATCGTACACCGCCATTGGAGTGTTTTGCTCAACAATTTCAGACAACCAAATTGTGGCATTTATCAGTGCTGTTTTTCTTTGCTTCTTGTTTTATATTGGTTTTGAAGGCATTTCGGAGGTCACTTCCAGCCTATTTATCGAACAATTGGGCATGAGCTATCATTTTAAAAGTATGAGCCGTGGTGTGTTGGATACGCAGAATATTCTTTACTTTTTAAGTGTTGCCATTGTCTTTCTCGCCCTAACGGTTAGAGGCATAAAAACAAAACCGTTTTCTAGAAAAGAATTGATGCCGCTTCTAGCATTACCAATAGGATTGTTGGTTGTAAATATATTTTCTGCATCCTTTCATAAACGCTTCGATTTAACAAAAGATAAGCGCTACACACTAAGCGATGCTTCAAAACAAATTATCAATAAAGCAGAATCGCCTTTAATTGTTGATGTATTTTTAGAAGGTGATGATTTTCCATCAGAATTTAAACGCCTTCAAAGAGAAACCAAACAACTGCTAGAGGAGTTTTCGGCTGAAAACAACAACATCAGTTTCAACTTTATAAATCCTTTGGAAGAGGAAGCCACTCGCCAGCGCAACATCCAACAGCTTACACAACGCGGATTGACACCCATGCAATTAAGCGTGCAGGAAAGCGGCAGGTCGTCGCAGGCCATTATTTTTCCCTGGGCTTTGGCCAGTTATAACGACGTTACCATTACCATCCCGTTGGTAAAAAACAAAATTGGAGCTTCGCAACAAGATTTGGTGACCAATTCGGTACAACATTTAGAATATGCTTTTGCCGATGGATTTAGCAAATTAACCACCCCAAAACAGAAAAAAATTGCGGTGCTAAAAGGCAACAATCAACTGGAAGATAAATACATCGCAGATTTTATTACAAAGATAAATGAGTATTATTATATCGCGCCTTTTACTTTAGATAGTGTTGCTGGAAATCCGCAAAAAACGCTCGATGATTTGAAGCAATTCGATTTGATTATTTCGGCAAAACCCACCGAAGCTTTTACCGAAAATGAAAAATTGGTTTTAGACCAGTTTACTATGCACGGTGGAAAAAGTCTATGGCTTATCGATCATGTGGCGATGGAAAAAGATAGTTTATATAACGCTTCTGGTTCCAATATTGCTATTCAAAGAGATTTGAATTTAAACGATTTCTTTTTTAAATACGGTGTACGCATCAATCCTGTAATGGTAAGCACGCTCTACTCCGCCCCTATTACGCTGGCTATTGGCGAAGGTAGCGAATCGCAGTTTCAAAATTTACGATGGCCGTATTCGCCCTTGGCTTCCTCAAACAGTAAGCATCCTATTGTTAATAATTTGAATCTGGTAAAATTCGATTTCGCCAATCAAATCGATACCTTAAAAAACAGCATCAAAAAAACCATTCTTTTAGAAAGTGCACCATTAACCAAATTAGAGGGCGTACCAAAAGTAATTAGTTTAGATCTCGTTACCCAAGAGCAAAATCCTGAAGCCTTCAACAAAGGCCACCAAACACTAGCGGTATTGCTAGAAGGCGAATTTACAAGTGTTTACCAAAACCGTGTAAAGCCTTTTAAGCTTTCAGAAGAAAAAAACACAAGCGTTGCAACAAAAATGATTGTTATTGCCGATGGCGATGTGATTAAAAACGATGTGGTTAAAAATGTACCGCAAGAATTGGGCTTTGACCGATGGACCGGACAAACATACGGTAACAAGGAATTTTTACTGAATGCCGTTAATTATTTGCTCGATGACAACGGACTTATAAACATTCGATCCAAAGAAATTGCCGTGGCATTTTTAGATCAGCAAAAAATAGCGGCAAAAAAAACAACATGGCAGCTCGTTAATATTGCATTACCACTGGGATTGTTAGCCCTTTTTGGTTTTGCTTTCAACTACCTTAGAAAGAAAAAGTATGCCGCTTAA
- a CDS encoding PhoH family protein, whose product MNEIIIELEDISPKEFFGEQNTNIELLKKYFPKLKLVARGNKIKAFGDEELLEEFDRRITMLLKHFGKYNKLDENVIERVLTSQSSDDYTTSKQSGEVIVHGVGGKLIKAQTANQRKLVESMRKNDMVFAIGPAGTGKTYTGVALAVQALKNKEVKRIILTRPAVEAGENLGFLPGDLKEKLDPYMQPLYDALRDMIAPEKLAHYIENGTIQIAPLAFMRGRTLDNAFVILDEGQNTTHAQMKMFLTRMGKNAKFLLTGDPGQIDLPRRTVSGLKEALLILKNVDGVGIIFLDDKDVIRHKLVKKVIAAYKSFENVE is encoded by the coding sequence TTGAACGAAATTATAATCGAACTTGAAGATATTTCTCCTAAAGAGTTTTTTGGGGAACAAAACACTAATATTGAACTTTTAAAAAAATATTTCCCCAAACTTAAGCTTGTTGCCAGAGGTAATAAAATTAAAGCTTTTGGCGATGAAGAATTATTAGAGGAGTTTGACCGAAGAATTACCATGCTGTTAAAGCATTTTGGAAAGTATAATAAATTAGACGAAAACGTTATTGAGCGTGTGCTAACCAGCCAAAGTAGCGACGATTATACCACCTCAAAACAAAGTGGCGAAGTTATTGTACACGGCGTTGGCGGCAAGCTTATAAAAGCTCAAACGGCCAACCAACGAAAATTGGTGGAAAGCATGCGAAAAAACGATATGGTTTTTGCCATTGGTCCGGCAGGAACAGGTAAAACCTATACGGGGGTTGCCTTGGCGGTTCAAGCTTTAAAAAATAAAGAGGTTAAGCGTATTATTTTAACCCGACCCGCCGTTGAAGCCGGCGAGAATTTAGGGTTTTTACCGGGCGATTTAAAAGAAAAATTAGACCCATATATGCAGCCCCTTTACGATGCCTTGCGCGATATGATTGCACCGGAAAAATTAGCGCATTATATTGAAAATGGCACGATACAAATTGCACCATTGGCCTTTATGCGCGGCCGTACGCTGGACAATGCTTTTGTGATTTTAGACGAAGGACAAAACACAACACATGCCCAAATGAAAATGTTTTTAACACGTATGGGCAAAAACGCAAAGTTTTTATTAACAGGCGATCCGGGGCAAATTGATTTACCGCGACGCACCGTTTCGGGTTTAAAAGAAGCCCTATTGATTTTAAAAAATGTTGATGGCGTGGGCATCATATTTTTAGACGATAAAGATGTGATTCGTCATAAACTCGTTAAAAAAGTAATTGCAGCTTATAAAAGCTTTGAGAATGTCGAATAA